A region of Oncorhynchus kisutch isolate 150728-3 linkage group LG29, Okis_V2, whole genome shotgun sequence DNA encodes the following proteins:
- the LOC109878712 gene encoding claudin-3-like, whose product MRRSQGDSILMGMDFVFTVEVVGIALGVIGLILTIVVCALPTWIVTTIIQANVANTEVVTHGLWMRCVTQGKGQTQCEVYNSMWDLPDCIQPVKAMILTAIILGVLGVTISMVGAKCTYCIKDETSQTKLIIIAGILFILDGILILSTLFLVTITVQTNCFIQYKGNFELGNSLYFGWVAAALLLIGGFILCINVGVFGWMMGIFGWIVSLMPCYISVLFILDPYRDTWTFLMTTSISSILGALGVMGSIFGTRCCNCIKNNRTRVKARFIVGIFFILAGILQFTNVFLNYYLTHNFPEYWRGLLISFAEHSRWAASMLLIGGTILCCSTLKKKPDSTTTKSISH is encoded by the coding sequence ATGAGACGCAGTCAGGGAGACAGCATTTTGATGGGAATGGATTTCGTGTTTACCGTGGAGGTCGTGGGCATCGCCCTGGGAGTCATAGGATTAATACTTACCATCGTGGTCTGTGCTCTCCCCACCTGGATAGTGACAACCATCATACAGGCTAATGTTGCCAACACAGAGGTGGTAACGCACGGCCTGTGGATGAGATGTGTGACCCAAGGCAAGGGACAGACACAGTGTGAGGTGTACAACTCCATGTGGGATTTGCCAGATTGTATACAGCCTGTCAAAGCCATGATCCTCACTGCCATCATCCTGGGGGTTCTGGGGGTCACAATCTCCATGGTCGGAGCAAAGTGCACCTACTGCATCAAAGATGAAACGTCTCAGACTAAGTTGATAATCATCGCTGGAATTCTCTTCATCCTGGACGGAATTCTCATCCTCAGCACCTTATTCTTGGTAACAATAACCGTCCAAACCAACTGCTTCATACAGTACAAAGGAAACTTTGAGTTGGGGAACTCGCTGTACTTTGGCTGGGTGGCGGCCGCCCTGCTCCTCATTGGAGGGTTCATACTGTGCATCAATGTGGGAGTCTTTGGATGGATGATGGGAATCTTTGGATGGATAGTCTCCCTCATGCCCTGTTATATCTCTGTATTGTTTATATTGGACCCCTATAGGGACACATGGACGTTTCTGATGAcaacctccatctcctccatcctgGGAGCTCTAGGAGTGATGGGGTCCATCTTTGGGACCAGGTGCTGTAACTGCATCAAGAATAACAGGACAAGGGTCAAGGCCAGGTTCATTGTTGGAATATTCTTCATCCTGGCTGGTATCCTGCAATTCACCAATGTCTTCTTGAACTATTACTTGACACATAACTTTCCAGAATACTGGAGGGGGCTTTTGATATCTTTTGCTGAACACAGTAGATGGGCCGCCTCCATGCTCCTGATAGGAGGAACCATACTCTGCTGCAGCACCTTGAAGAAGAAGCCAGACTCGACAACAACTAAATCAATCTCCCACTAA